Below is a genomic region from Triticum dicoccoides isolate Atlit2015 ecotype Zavitan chromosome 5A, WEW_v2.0, whole genome shotgun sequence.
AAAATGTCTTCTTAAGGGCTGGCAGAAGAGCGGTGATGAAGTTCAGCATCAGAACTTTTATTGAAATGATTCGAGTAATCATTCTGATGAACAAAGAAAAGAGAGAGCAAACCTTTCTGAAGTCGATCAGGAGATAATTCCTGTAGAACATGAGATATTCATGGATCAGATGTATAGATCAACTCACATACATGAAAAGAAATGACTCGGTAAAAAAACACTGATATATTATAGAGAAGAGCAGCACAAGTATAAAGTCCGGAACATGGTAACTGGGGCATCTCTTATAGAGAGATGTGGTGACACGGAAATGAACCAATTTTTCTCAAATATACTGATTATCATGTGGACAGACGTTAAATCAATGATTGTTTATTGCATCAAACCACATCATAAGGGAACAGGAACGAAGGTATCGAGGTGATGATAGAATCACATTCCTACCTTGGTTTTTGTAAGTGTTGATAAGTATGTGGctacaaagaaagctatcccttcaGCTGCATCCTCTGGCTTAACAAGAACATATCCATTGTCGTCATCATCTTCCCACACATCTCCCGCCTTTATTACATCCCATGATTTATCCAATTCAACTGTGGCAAAGAACATCGAATGAACTTTAGAGTATCGCAACTCTATTTCGAGAAAGGTTAAATAAAAAGATATGCGAAACACAACATTCCACTGCATTAGTTATTTTAGGTGTCCATACTTAGATACATTAGGCACTACCAGCAGTAATAACTAACAAAGTAACAAGTGCATTCAGTAGAGGCATACCCGCACCATTTTGACATACAGACTTTTGAATTTCATGGAACTCCTGAAGAAATTCTGGTGACTCAAACCTAGATTTAAGGAGATCAAACACCTGCAAGGTGAAAGCAAGCCGTTCAGACTTCAGAGTGTTGGGACAGCTAACAGCTTCATAGCACATGAGCTATAATAAAAACTCTCCATGATCTCCCTCATATCACTCGAGAAAATAAAACCAAAGTGACATGAGATTGTTCGGCACACATTCTAAATGGCAAGGGTGGGGATAACGTGCAAAATAGAAAAATGGTTGCACGTGCTATACTGATCCTTGATCCTCACCCCCTGTTAACGGCAGTTATATTCCTAGTTTATGAATACTAGGAAGATGTTTAGCCTAAACCATCACATTCCACTATTCCACCATCACAGATGTCAACATCTTTATTTTGGATAACCTCACTGCATCTGATCCTGCTTCTAATAAAAGGACATCTTTCCATGGTAGGCTATCTGACTCCAGATGTTCACAACTAGTCCGCAGTCAGCACTCACCAAGCAGAGGAACCACAGACAAATATGAGAACAGTAGCATCGAAGCACTTTTTAACTAGTTACGGAAACAAAGGTACCCCCAATTCAGATCCAGATGGCTAATAACCGATCAAGTTAGTTCGACAAACCTGAAATAACGAGAACTTGGTCGAATTACCGCAATTGCTCAACAGTTACACGCCAATTAATGCAATTCATTAAAGCCTCGTGCGCTGAATTTTCAGGCTCGAAGTCCCAAACCTCGCCGCATCCGTACCGTACCTGGTCCGTGGCGCGGTCGGAGTCGCTGGCCATCGAAGCCGCCGAgtcaccgtcgtcgtcgtcgtctccgcCGCCCTCGC
It encodes:
- the LOC119301887 gene encoding uncharacterized protein LOC119301887 isoform X3 gives rise to the protein MEQPSTSSPAAPPPPPRRPPTKVRLRRQRLEALLQELRQTLDGMGDADLGASLSDADAGSEAPEYGDGEGGGDDDDDGDSAASMASDSDRATDQVFDLLKSRFESPEFLQEFHEIQKSVCQNGAVELDKSWDVIKAGDVWEDDDDNGYVLVKPEDAAEGIAFFVATYLSTLTKTKELSPDRLQKALKKTFSAEKRKGKLRKAWDGTKVIYNVASWGATAVGAHFSW